One stretch of Chroococcidiopsis sp. SAG 2025 DNA includes these proteins:
- a CDS encoding site-specific integrase gives MKVKGNGRAKILTQAELERLFTRGFLTPRDKLLFAIAYYCACRVSEVLSLTAEDLAGSVVTLRKSTTKGKVATRTLPSHPKLQGYLAAYHPPSGLLFPGRSKDKPLTRAAADLILRAACKRARIRGASTHSFRRTALTNMSNANVPIRVIQEVSGHKSLTALQRYLEVKPDQVESAISLLI, from the coding sequence GTGAAGGTCAAAGGCAACGGACGCGCCAAGATACTGACTCAAGCCGAACTGGAGCGCCTATTTACACGCGGCTTCCTCACCCCTAGAGACAAGCTGCTATTCGCGATCGCGTATTACTGTGCCTGTCGCGTCAGTGAAGTGCTATCGCTGACGGCGGAAGATTTAGCGGGTAGTGTGGTAACGCTGCGTAAATCTACCACCAAGGGCAAGGTTGCCACGCGCACTCTGCCTTCACACCCAAAGCTACAGGGATATTTAGCAGCTTATCACCCGCCGTCTGGTCTATTGTTTCCAGGACGGAGCAAAGACAAACCGCTCACCAGGGCAGCTGCCGATCTGATCCTCAGAGCTGCTTGCAAGCGGGCAAGGATTAGAGGCGCTTCGACTCACTCATTTCGTCGCACGGCACTGACAAATATGTCTAATGCCAACGTGCCAATCCGCGTGATTCAGGAAGTATCGGGGCATAAATCGCTGACTGCTCTCCAGCGATATTTAGAGGTGAAGCCAGATCAAGTGGAGTCAGCGATCTCTTTGTTAATTTAG
- a CDS encoding PadR family transcriptional regulator, producing the protein MTIEEIYQFFAAQPPIYLSSEQAACYVLSVLLIEESYGTRLIQKLESDYPPYRLSDTVLYAALNFLETERAIASRWQKVDGRGRPRRMYSVSSQWLDEAQKLAALWRGFVTKQPQASKAVAV; encoded by the coding sequence ATGACAATTGAGGAGATCTATCAGTTTTTTGCGGCCCAGCCACCGATTTATTTAAGCAGCGAACAGGCAGCTTGCTATGTGCTGTCGGTTTTGCTTATAGAGGAATCCTACGGCACCCGACTGATCCAAAAACTGGAAAGCGACTACCCTCCGTATCGACTGTCTGATACTGTCCTCTACGCAGCACTGAATTTTTTGGAAACTGAAAGAGCGATCGCTTCTCGTTGGCAAAAAGTAGATGGGCGCGGTCGTCCGAGACGGATGTATTCGGTCAGCTCCCAATGGCTTGATGAGGCACAAAAACTCGCCGCTTTATGGCGAGGATTCGTTACAAAACAGCCACAAGCGTCCAAAGCTGTTGCCGTTTGA
- a CDS encoding DUF2949 domain-containing protein: protein MLPIVLWQENLLSLEQLEQVFDWWSTAARSTTTNDLEKPTTARIS from the coding sequence TTGTTACCAATCGTCCTGTGGCAAGAGAATTTGTTGAGTTTAGAACAACTAGAGCAAGTATTCGATTGGTGGTCAACAGCCGCTCGTTCAACTACTACAAACGATCTCGAAAAACCAACAACAGCAAGAATTAGTTAA
- a CDS encoding metalloregulator ArsR/SmtB family transcription factor, whose protein sequence is MVESIRALDLIFAALADATRRDILKRVSSGKHTISELARSYAMSLAAVAKHISVLEKAGLVTKCRSGKEKVIRIEPKAIEVAAAHLSQYEKVWAARFDALEKLLEENRQVGT, encoded by the coding sequence ATGGTTGAATCAATTCGTGCTCTCGATCTGATTTTTGCTGCTCTGGCCGATGCGACACGCAGAGACATCCTGAAGCGTGTATCGAGCGGAAAACACACCATTAGCGAATTAGCCCGATCATATGCCATGTCTTTAGCAGCGGTGGCGAAGCACATCAGCGTGCTTGAGAAAGCAGGACTCGTGACTAAGTGTCGAAGTGGCAAGGAGAAAGTGATTCGGATTGAACCAAAGGCGATCGAAGTCGCCGCAGCGCATCTGAGTCAGTATGAAAAAGTCTGGGCTGCCCGCTTCGATGCCTTGGAAAAATTATTAGAAGAAAATCGACAAGTAGGAACATAA
- a CDS encoding aldo/keto reductase: MSVVPSITLNDSKTIPQLGFGVFQIEPKDTVKAVSKALEIGYRHIDTAQMYGNEKQVGEAIRASGLDRSNIFVTSKLNNGFHQPDDARKAFDTTLSQLGCDYVDLFLIHWPLPTLYNGDFVSTWKTLEEFHRDDRARSIGVSNFQIDHLERLAAEADIVPAVNQIEAHPYFTNQAVRSYDREHQIATEAWSPLAQGKVLEDPTIARIAHKVGKAPAQVVLRWHIQRGDIVFPKSVTPSRMKENFELFDFELDSTNIATISALDRGESGRIGPNPDKFAYIPS; encoded by the coding sequence ATGAGTGTAGTTCCCAGCATCACCCTTAACGACAGCAAGACCATTCCGCAGCTTGGATTTGGGGTCTTCCAGATCGAGCCGAAGGATACCGTAAAGGCAGTAAGCAAGGCGCTGGAAATCGGCTACCGGCATATCGATACCGCACAGATGTACGGCAATGAAAAGCAGGTGGGTGAGGCTATCCGCGCCTCTGGTCTAGATCGCAGCAACATCTTCGTCACCAGCAAGCTCAACAACGGGTTCCACCAGCCTGATGACGCTCGCAAGGCATTCGACACCACGCTTTCACAACTCGGCTGCGACTACGTGGATCTGTTTCTCATCCACTGGCCTTTGCCGACGCTCTACAACGGCGACTTCGTCTCGACCTGGAAGACACTGGAGGAATTCCATCGTGACGATCGCGCCCGTTCCATCGGAGTGTCGAACTTCCAGATCGATCACCTGGAGCGGCTGGCAGCCGAGGCCGACATAGTTCCGGCAGTTAACCAAATCGAGGCACACCCCTACTTTACCAATCAGGCGGTACGCAGCTACGATCGGGAACATCAGATCGCTACCGAGGCGTGGTCGCCACTGGCGCAGGGCAAGGTGCTTGAGGACCCCACCATCGCTCGGATTGCCCACAAGGTAGGTAAGGCTCCAGCCCAGGTCGTGTTGCGGTGGCACATCCAACGCGGTGACATCGTATTCCCGAAGTCGGTGACACCATCGCGCATGAAGGAGAACTTTGAACTGTTTGATTTTGAACTGGATTCCACCAACATTGCTACGATCTCCGCACTCGATCGAGGTGAGTCCGGTCGCATTGGTCCAAACCCAGACAAGTTCGCCTATATTCCAAGCTGA
- a CDS encoding M48 family peptidase, with the protein MTLRIRGVVKAAQKAQDSLNNGIPSQEVAAFKAFVTSSLEAIEQLCAREQMTPEQLPSRSRLAYSFLKGIDLDNLPMLESRIASPTKAPISLRNIKAKQSSILQQLSSLAASLTPKPDDLFQKLHHCLTQTVAEIENICLQQQATPADLSSSSGTIYAWMKFLSEEFHLQLHLQATRSTWQIAQAVSRKHCQELEHVAVEVTYQAGLYKYRRQGNVATLTISEGFIYASREVLTALVTDALLDKNQERSRLIKDFASSPEYSQVLLELDSFACANRNQAQGKCYDLEELFEQINREYFASTLVKPHLSWTGLHTYRKFGYYHPARDRVVISSTLDDVRIPQFVAEFVLYHELLHKYHGAKLVNGRRMVHTKQFRRDEQQFQFYQEASRWLEKLAWNQAQIFELEQWL; encoded by the coding sequence ATGACGCTCCGAATTCGTGGAGTCGTCAAAGCGGCTCAAAAGGCACAAGATAGCTTAAATAATGGCATTCCTTCCCAGGAGGTTGCTGCTTTTAAAGCATTTGTCACTAGCTCGCTGGAAGCGATCGAGCAATTATGCGCTCGAGAGCAAATGACACCAGAGCAATTGCCAAGTAGATCGCGTTTGGCTTACTCCTTTCTTAAAGGGATCGATTTGGACAATCTGCCGATGTTGGAAAGCCGTATTGCCTCACCAACAAAAGCGCCCATCAGTCTTAGGAACATTAAAGCAAAGCAAAGTAGTATATTGCAGCAACTCTCATCTTTGGCTGCCAGTCTCACCCCAAAACCCGACGATCTATTCCAAAAGCTGCACCACTGTTTGACACAAACTGTTGCAGAAATTGAAAACATTTGCCTCCAACAACAGGCAACACCAGCCGACTTAAGTAGCTCCTCTGGCACAATTTATGCTTGGATGAAGTTTTTGAGCGAAGAATTCCATCTACAACTGCACCTTCAGGCGACTCGTTCTACCTGGCAAATCGCTCAAGCAGTTTCTAGAAAGCATTGTCAGGAGTTAGAACATGTAGCAGTTGAGGTGACGTACCAGGCAGGATTGTACAAATACAGGCGGCAAGGAAACGTTGCTACTCTCACCATTAGCGAGGGCTTTATCTATGCCAGCCGGGAAGTTTTGACAGCACTGGTGACAGACGCATTGCTAGACAAGAACCAAGAGCGATCGCGACTCATCAAAGATTTTGCTAGTTCGCCAGAATATAGTCAAGTCCTACTGGAGTTGGACTCGTTTGCCTGTGCAAATCGAAACCAAGCTCAAGGCAAGTGCTACGACTTGGAAGAGTTATTTGAGCAAATCAATCGTGAGTATTTCGCTTCAACTTTGGTTAAACCGCACCTGAGTTGGACTGGACTGCACACTTACCGCAAGTTTGGCTACTATCACCCAGCCAGAGACCGAGTGGTCATCAGCTCAACCCTTGATGATGTGCGGATTCCCCAGTTTGTGGCTGAGTTTGTCTTGTACCACGAACTCCTACACAAATATCATGGGGCAAAATTGGTTAATGGCAGACGTATGGTTCACACCAAGCAGTTTAGACGAGACGAGCAGCAGTTTCAGTTTTATCAAGAAGCTTCTAGATGGCTAGAAAAATTGGCATGGAATCAAGCTCAGATTTTCGAGCTAGAGCAATGGCTGTAA
- a CDS encoding RES family NAD+ phosphorylase, translated as MTDSAQQPDPHPEPPVDLQSRDLPVIEIEAPWFRIHQTTYSPLYYGRSGRNRFDAPAREYGVLYVALDPHGCFIETFGSKTGIQIVSLSELSLRSISQLSCTCRLKLVDLTGAGLARIRADARLGAGDHRIAQRWARALWSHSIEVDGIYYRARHDPSQFCAAIFDRAEPVITITNTQGCASSGFAGTLAKILDTYQFGLVD; from the coding sequence ATGACGGACTCGGCACAGCAGCCCGATCCCCACCCAGAGCCTCCTGTAGACTTGCAATCACGAGACTTACCCGTTATCGAAATTGAAGCACCTTGGTTTCGGATTCACCAGACTACTTACAGTCCCTTGTACTATGGACGATCCGGTCGCAACCGCTTCGACGCTCCAGCGCGAGAATACGGCGTTCTGTACGTTGCTCTCGACCCGCACGGTTGCTTTATCGAGACGTTTGGCAGCAAGACGGGTATTCAAATCGTTTCGCTGAGCGAACTGTCTTTACGCAGCATAAGTCAACTTAGCTGTACGTGCCGCTTGAAGTTGGTAGACCTTACCGGAGCAGGATTGGCGCGTATAAGAGCAGATGCTCGCTTGGGCGCGGGAGACCACCGAATCGCCCAGCGATGGGCGCGAGCGTTGTGGAGTCACTCCATTGAGGTAGATGGAATTTACTATCGTGCTCGACACGACCCATCTCAGTTTTGTGCGGCTATTTTTGACCGAGCTGAACCAGTAATTACCATAACAAATACCCAAGGCTGTGCTAGTAGTGGCTTTGCTGGAACATTGGCCAAAATTTTAGATACATATCAGTTTGGACTTGTTGATTGA